A region of Methanomicrobium sp. W14 DNA encodes the following proteins:
- a CDS encoding NDP-sugar synthase, with protein MCGGEGTRLRPLTFERPKPCIPIVNTPSIQHLVSHLSNLGFSDIIVTIGYKGDEIQKALGDGSLFGVNITYVREDKKLGTAGSVKNAEKYLKGSPFLVVGGDHVTDVDLLSFYREHIKGESIVSIGLISIDEPCDYGIAEIDVNYHLKRFREKPSPGEIFSNLASTGIYVCDPEIFNYIPEAKKFDFAKDLFPLMMQKGIIIKGWLARGNWTDVGSPQSLRQAEHWKLQDMHYTNIKGNVTIKGAHVLGPVQLGDSVIIGENSRIIGPVSIGSGTCIGENVLIGPYTSIGEHCRIAHDSKIFSSSIYNHVDIGSQTTISGSIIDDDAKTGVLCSIENDTVIGPRTELKNRVIVHSGTRIWPEVVIEEGQVVKEYLLNEKFDTSYSGS; from the coding sequence ATGTGCGGCGGCGAAGGGACAAGACTTCGCCCGCTTACATTTGAACGTCCAAAACCATGCATACCAATTGTAAACACTCCATCCATACAGCACCTGGTATCCCATCTGTCAAATCTCGGATTCAGCGATATCATAGTGACAATAGGATACAAGGGAGACGAGATACAAAAGGCGCTTGGAGACGGCTCTTTATTCGGTGTAAATATAACATATGTCAGGGAAGACAAAAAATTAGGTACAGCCGGAAGCGTAAAAAATGCCGAAAAATACCTGAAAGGGTCACCTTTTCTTGTTGTCGGAGGGGATCACGTAACAGACGTTGATCTTCTCTCATTCTACAGAGAGCACATAAAAGGAGAAAGCATTGTTTCAATCGGTTTAATAAGCATAGACGAGCCCTGCGACTATGGTATCGCTGAAATTGACGTAAACTATCATCTTAAAAGATTTCGCGAAAAGCCATCTCCCGGAGAGATCTTCTCAAATCTTGCAAGTACAGGAATATATGTCTGTGACCCTGAAATTTTTAATTATATCCCTGAAGCAAAGAAATTCGATTTTGCAAAGGATTTATTTCCCCTTATGATGCAGAAAGGGATAATCATAAAGGGCTGGCTTGCCAGGGGAAACTGGACGGATGTGGGAAGCCCGCAGTCATTAAGACAAGCCGAACACTGGAAACTTCAGGATATGCATTATACAAATATCAAAGGAAACGTGACAATTAAAGGCGCCCATGTCCTTGGTCCTGTGCAACTCGGAGATTCAGTCATAATCGGTGAGAACTCAAGAATCATAGGCCCGGTATCGATAGGGTCAGGGACTTGCATCGGTGAAAACGTTCTTATCGGTCCTTATACAAGCATAGGCGAGCACTGCAGGATTGCCCATGATTCCAAAATATTCTCGTCGTCAATATACAACCACGTGGATATAGGCTCCCAGACAACTATCTCAGGCAGTATAATAGACGATGATGCAAAGACCGGTGTTTTATGCAGTATCGAAAATGACACGGTTATCGGCCCGAGAACTGAACTGAAAAACAGGGTGATAGTGCATTCTGGCACAAGAATCTGGCCTGAAGTCGTTATAGAAGAAGGACAGGTCGTAAAAGAGTATTTATTGAATGAAAAATTTGATACATCATACTCGGGTTCCTGA
- a CDS encoding CBS domain-containing protein — MDKKKVKNYMTSDVVTIDVHGTARDVIEAIRKTRHDGFPVVDGRKVVGYIAARDLLFVYPSTPIERAMSRHLIVADADMDVNDAARVIFRSGIQKLPVVDEEGNLIGIISNADVIRSQIEHVSPEKVFKFIETLKMLHDINPRMSREVVPVDKLLPTQSKIYEDELEGRIYEIKKGLAEPIIVVRKPGKLILVDGHHRAVAAKRLGIKDLDAYVIEIDEDIEIGLEKTAHEMNLKTLDDIRVLDYARHPLMAITHRLVRHD; from the coding sequence ATGGATAAAAAAAAGGTCAAAAACTATATGACATCCGATGTGGTTACAATTGATGTCCACGGTACTGCCAGGGATGTTATTGAGGCAATAAGAAAAACCAGACATGATGGTTTTCCTGTTGTTGACGGCAGGAAAGTGGTGGGATATATTGCAGCCAGGGATCTTCTTTTTGTTTATCCATCAACGCCAATAGAAAGGGCTATGTCAAGGCACCTTATCGTAGCCGATGCTGATATGGATGTAAATGATGCAGCCAGGGTAATCTTCAGATCGGGGATACAAAAGCTTCCTGTAGTCGACGAAGAGGGAAATCTTATCGGTATAATATCCAATGCAGATGTAATAAGATCACAGATTGAGCATGTCTCACCTGAAAAAGTTTTCAAGTTCATTGAAACACTGAAAATGCTTCATGACATCAATCCAAGGATGAGCAGGGAGGTTGTACCAGTAGACAAACTCCTGCCCACGCAGTCCAAAATATATGAAGATGAACTTGAAGGAAGGATTTACGAGATAAAAAAAGGTCTGGCAGAACCTATTATTGTTGTGAGAAAACCAGGAAAGTTAATACTTGTGGACGGACATCACAGGGCTGTTGCAGCAAAAAGGCTCGGAATAAAGGATCTTGACGCTTATGTTATAGAAATTGATGAAGATATTGAAATTGGCCTTGAAAAGACTGCACATGAAATGAACTTAAAAACGCTTGACGATATTCGTGTTCTAGATTATGCAAGACATCCCCTTATGGCGATAACGCACCGGCTTGTACGGCACGACTAA
- a CDS encoding Hsp20/alpha crystallin family protein: MIRRSIYPIHSLWNEVDELMAEMEDRFAQTLGGYNNKFSQRILPAITGECRVDVIDNKGEEVVVADLPGVEKENIKLKLMDPKTLEISCDRNKETEEEDKDTGYYMRERSYGTMKRIVSLPSDVSEAGSSASFKNGVLEIHLKKTEPAAISEISIE, from the coding sequence ATGATTAGAAGAAGTATATACCCGATTCATTCACTGTGGAATGAGGTGGATGAACTTATGGCAGAGATGGAGGACAGATTTGCACAGACACTCGGAGGATATAACAATAAGTTTTCACAGCGTATACTTCCTGCAATAACCGGGGAGTGCCGTGTTGACGTTATCGACAATAAAGGCGAGGAAGTGGTTGTAGCAGACCTTCCGGGTGTTGAAAAGGAGAATATAAAACTAAAACTTATGGACCCGAAAACACTTGAAATATCATGTGACAGAAACAAGGAAACCGAGGAAGAGGACAAAGATACCGGATATTATATGCGTGAAAGGTCCTATGGAACGATGAAAAGAATAGTCTCTCTTCCGTCAGACGTATCGGAAGCAGGTTCCAGTGCAAGCTTTAAGAACGGAGTTCTGGAGATACACCTGAAAAAGACGGAGCCTGCAGCTATAAGTGAAATATCAATAGAATGA
- a CDS encoding HVO_0476 family zinc finger protein, with amino-acid sequence MDTEFFCPVCNGEYEHVILKESDDLLVQCKNCGSVYHMEKVKEPEEIKVKAIISSEKESNPGFVELDDDEMVSVGDLLVAEADDNTFGVEVTSVEIDDKRVRSATACDIDTLWTRSIDNVIVKVSYHDGRKTIPLYLKCNGEDDIVIGEVYEIGKFRFKVTHMKLRNGAMMRKEGWKAYARKIKRVYGIKSNWS; translated from the coding sequence ATGGATACTGAATTTTTTTGTCCTGTTTGCAATGGAGAGTATGAGCATGTCATATTGAAGGAATCTGATGACCTTCTTGTGCAGTGCAAAAATTGCGGCAGCGTTTATCATATGGAAAAGGTGAAAGAGCCTGAGGAGATTAAGGTTAAGGCTATTATCAGCAGTGAAAAAGAGTCGAATCCAGGTTTTGTTGAACTTGATGATGATGAAATGGTATCTGTTGGTGATTTGCTTGTTGCAGAGGCGGACGATAATACTTTTGGCGTTGAAGTGACATCTGTTGAAATTGACGACAAGAGGGTCAGAAGCGCCACAGCCTGCGATATTGATACGCTGTGGACAAGAAGTATCGATAATGTTATCGTTAAGGTTTCGTATCATGACGGCAGGAAAACCATTCCTTTGTACCTTAAATGCAACGGTGAGGACGATATAGTAATAGGCGAAGTTTATGAGATCGGGAAATTCAGGTTCAAAGTGACCCATATGAAGCTGAGAAACGGTGCAATGATGAGAAAAGAGGGATGGAAAGCCTATGCGCGCAAAATCAAGCGTGTTTATGGAATAAAGTCAAACTGGTCATAA
- a CDS encoding DUF371 domain-containing protein, whose protein sequence is MSTENRPPLKETEIIRCKGHVNVRAEHKSTFEITKDDNLSVNGTCIIGICADKGAADLSENFKSILSDDRSVLKTTLIAGDLKYSFTSYGSSKMTLSHPTDLVWRRSSYVCNRTIGIYSDSAAVQIPREIIDLLKNEEDMTVIMELTLNPEAQSPSIPPLREFFDSFE, encoded by the coding sequence ATGTCAACAGAAAACAGACCGCCCCTAAAAGAAACAGAAATTATCAGATGCAAAGGGCATGTTAATGTAAGGGCGGAACATAAATCTACTTTCGAAATAACCAAAGATGACAATCTTAGCGTTAACGGTACATGCATAATAGGAATCTGCGCCGACAAAGGTGCAGCTGACCTTAGTGAAAATTTCAAAAGTATTCTTTCAGATGACAGGTCTGTACTTAAAACTACACTTATTGCAGGAGACCTGAAATATTCATTCACATCATATGGTTCATCAAAAATGACACTCAGCCACCCGACAGACCTCGTGTGGCGACGCAGCAGCTATGTATGCAACAGGACTATAGGGATTTACTCAGATAGCGCTGCAGTGCAGATCCCAAGGGAAATAATTGATTTACTGAAAAATGAAGAAGATATGACTGTTATTATGGAACTTACCCTTAACCCTGAAGCTCAGTCACCTTCAATTCCGCCTCTTCGAGAATTTTTTGACAGCTTTGAATAA
- the xseB gene encoding exodeoxyribonuclease VII small subunit, producing MVLQRQRYWRYAMKKSYEDQIDELKEIISRIENGDAGLDESLALYERGIAIIQSCQKILEEAELKVTELQG from the coding sequence ATGGTTCTGCAAAGGCAGAGATACTGGAGGTATGCAATGAAAAAGAGCTATGAGGATCAGATTGATGAGTTGAAGGAGATTATATCCAGAATAGAAAACGGGGACGCCGGACTTGATGAGAGTCTGGCACTATATGAACGCGGAATCGCTATTATTCAAAGCTGTCAAAAAATTCTCGAAGAGGCGGAATTGAAGGTGACTGAGCTTCAGGGTTAA
- the xseA gene encoding exodeoxyribonuclease VII large subunit → MDWFGTGEDNGKDPVKSVYEVSSRISRLLDDESLKGIWVEGEITNFHRHVSGHFYFSVAEERNSKTYVLNCAMWRSSAREISYIPRNGDRVKIYGSVEVYEPHGKYQFIARDMVVCGEGDKHILLQKWKEEFLTLGIFDESRKKPLPKYPEKIGVVTALGGAARRDIENVISRRYPVEIVLSPAAVQGDNAHTEIAEAIRRIDGMVDVIIVGRGGGSFEDLFEFNHPDVVVAVYECRTPVVSAVGHEIDFTLCDFAADVRAPTPSAAAEIVVPDMSELLRELTQYRHSLLKGLEEKIEKENQNLENCRLHLHPRRLSKLINTEYERLDDLHSRILKCIDHRVGKEDYELKVLRKNLELLNPFSPLDKGFCMLRSGETLIKSASELKEGQHVSMVMKDGSAKAEILEVCNEKEL, encoded by the coding sequence ATGGACTGGTTCGGAACTGGTGAGGATAATGGCAAAGACCCTGTAAAATCGGTTTACGAAGTGTCTTCCCGGATAAGCAGGCTTCTTGACGATGAATCCCTCAAGGGAATATGGGTTGAAGGGGAGATAACCAATTTTCACCGGCATGTTTCTGGTCACTTTTATTTTTCCGTTGCAGAGGAAAGAAATTCAAAGACTTACGTTTTGAATTGTGCAATGTGGAGAAGTTCTGCAAGGGAGATTTCGTATATCCCGAGAAACGGAGACAGGGTAAAAATATACGGGTCTGTTGAGGTTTATGAACCTCACGGGAAGTATCAGTTTATAGCCCGCGATATGGTTGTATGCGGGGAAGGAGACAAACATATTCTTCTTCAGAAATGGAAAGAAGAGTTTTTGACACTTGGAATTTTTGATGAGTCCAGAAAAAAGCCTCTTCCAAAGTATCCGGAAAAGATAGGTGTTGTCACGGCTTTGGGGGGTGCGGCAAGAAGGGATATTGAAAACGTAATCTCAAGACGGTACCCTGTTGAAATAGTTTTATCCCCCGCTGCAGTTCAGGGTGATAATGCCCATACAGAGATCGCAGAAGCCATCAGAAGAATAGACGGAATGGTTGACGTCATTATAGTCGGGAGAGGCGGGGGAAGCTTTGAAGATCTTTTTGAATTTAATCACCCTGATGTTGTGGTGGCCGTCTATGAATGCAGGACACCTGTTGTAAGTGCAGTCGGTCATGAAATAGATTTTACACTGTGTGATTTTGCAGCCGACGTTCGTGCCCCGACACCTTCTGCTGCTGCTGAAATTGTCGTTCCTGATATGAGTGAGTTGCTCAGGGAGCTTACCCAATACAGGCATTCTCTTTTAAAGGGACTTGAAGAAAAAATTGAAAAGGAAAACCAGAATCTTGAAAATTGCCGGCTTCATCTCCATCCCCGCAGGCTTTCAAAGCTCATCAATACTGAGTACGAAAGGCTGGATGATCTGCACAGCCGCATTTTAAAATGCATTGATCATCGCGTTGGAAAAGAAGATTATGAATTAAAGGTTTTAAGAAAAAATCTTGAACTGTTAAACCCTTTTTCTCCACTTGATAAAGGGTTCTGCATGTTGAGGTCAGGTGAAACTTTAATAAAATCAGCATCCGAACTGAAAGAAGGACAGCATGTGTCAATGGTAATGAAGGATGGTTCTGCAAAGGCAGAGATACTGGAGGTATGCAATGAAAAAGAGCTATGA
- a CDS encoding sugar phosphate isomerase/epimerase codes for MPKYSVSSMFFHEYTIEKIFDFVSEAGCSSIEFWFETPDFWINGLPVEKLNEIQEKHPSLLPITVHSPVLDLNPCSINPGISEISVKTTLNAIKIAEEVNAHVITVHPGRRTAKRTPGEMDIERLYRYLGRIEKSFSGCRTKIAIENMEPKINSILSTPDFAYELLKKEPWLYFTLDTAHAVRASEKDALQYIDLLHDRIQNVHVSGADESMTHILPHKDKRIEKILKYLKDFGYDGHLTLEIEDLNFKGNLGSYEKIKIISKEIKFLKYIFGE; via the coding sequence ATGCCAAAGTACTCCGTTTCAAGTATGTTTTTTCACGAGTACACGATAGAGAAAATATTTGACTTTGTTTCAGAGGCAGGTTGCTCATCGATAGAATTCTGGTTTGAAACACCTGATTTCTGGATTAACGGACTTCCTGTCGAAAAACTAAATGAAATCCAGGAAAAACATCCGTCACTTCTGCCGATAACCGTTCACTCTCCCGTTCTGGATCTTAATCCCTGCTCAATAAATCCAGGGATCTCTGAAATTTCAGTAAAAACCACACTAAACGCAATAAAAATTGCGGAAGAGGTAAACGCGCATGTGATTACAGTTCATCCCGGAAGAAGAACAGCGAAAAGGACTCCGGGAGAGATGGATATAGAAAGACTCTACAGGTACCTTGGAAGAATTGAAAAGTCATTTTCCGGCTGCCGCACAAAGATTGCAATAGAGAACATGGAACCAAAAATCAATTCGATTTTATCTACACCTGATTTTGCATATGAACTCCTTAAAAAAGAACCGTGGCTGTATTTTACGCTTGATACAGCTCATGCAGTCCGTGCATCAGAAAAGGATGCACTACAGTACATAGACTTACTTCACGACAGAATACAGAATGTCCACGTAAGCGGCGCTGATGAATCAATGACACACATACTCCCGCACAAAGACAAAAGAATTGAAAAAATACTAAAGTATCTCAAAGACTTTGGGTATGACGGACACCTCACTCTGGAGATAGAAGACCTGAATTTCAAAGGGAATCTGGGCAGTTATGAGAAGATAAAAATAATATCAAAAGAAATAAAATTTTTGAAATATATATTCGGAGAATAA
- a CDS encoding hemolysin family protein yields MIEYSLGLFLFILCLMLSAFFSGSEIALVSINQAKVRTLLEINKKGAKALSILKGNVDHLLITILIGNNIVNIAAASIATAIAIDAYGDIGIGIATGVVTVLMLIFGEIGPKTYSARYPEKVALFVSKYILIFSYILTPVLWVYDGVKRVFKIEADFAHPVVTEEEIKQWIDVGEESGTIEEEEHEMLYRVFRFTDTIAREAMTPRGDVKMVNDQSSLEEAIDIFNETGFTRIPVYHEQVDNITGVLNVKDVFSAIFNKKKDATIPLLKYEPVFVPESKKIDELLNELQIKKTHLAIVVDEYGTYAGVITMEDILEELVGEILDEFDEEEPQIQKIDAGIYLIDAGAWVTRINEELEIDLPPHESYETLGGLLIDRLGHIPKRGEVITLENGIKLQVMKMRGRRIVDIRLTLPDEDEN; encoded by the coding sequence ATGATAGAATACAGCTTAGGTCTTTTTCTATTCATCCTGTGCCTGATGCTGTCAGCCTTTTTTTCCGGATCAGAAATCGCACTGGTGTCGATTAATCAGGCAAAAGTAAGAACTTTGCTTGAAATAAACAAAAAAGGGGCAAAAGCTCTCTCAATTTTAAAGGGAAACGTAGATCACCTGCTCATCACAATTCTGATAGGCAATAACATCGTCAATATTGCCGCAGCCTCCATTGCAACAGCAATAGCCATCGATGCATACGGTGATATAGGCATAGGTATTGCAACCGGTGTAGTGACAGTACTTATGCTGATTTTCGGTGAAATCGGTCCAAAAACCTACTCTGCAAGATACCCTGAAAAAGTGGCGCTTTTTGTTTCAAAATATATTCTGATATTCTCGTACATCCTCACACCGGTTCTCTGGGTATACGACGGAGTAAAAAGGGTTTTCAAAATCGAGGCCGACTTTGCGCACCCTGTTGTAACAGAAGAGGAAATTAAACAGTGGATTGACGTAGGAGAGGAAAGCGGAACTATTGAAGAGGAAGAACATGAAATGCTCTATCGTGTATTCAGATTTACCGATACCATTGCAAGGGAGGCCATGACACCCCGCGGCGACGTAAAAATGGTAAACGACCAGAGCTCTCTTGAAGAGGCAATCGACATATTCAACGAAACGGGATTTACGAGAATTCCCGTATACCACGAACAGGTAGACAACATTACAGGAGTCCTGAATGTCAAGGACGTATTTTCTGCAATATTCAACAAAAAGAAGGATGCAACAATACCTCTCCTTAAATACGAGCCCGTATTTGTACCTGAAAGCAAGAAAATTGATGAGCTTTTAAACGAGCTTCAGATAAAAAAAACACACCTTGCAATAGTAGTTGATGAATACGGAACATACGCAGGGGTCATAACAATGGAGGACATTCTGGAGGAGCTTGTCGGTGAAATTCTTGATGAATTTGACGAAGAAGAACCGCAAATCCAGAAAATAGATGCAGGAATATACCTGATAGACGCCGGTGCCTGGGTTACAAGGATTAACGAAGAGCTTGAAATAGACCTCCCGCCTCATGAATCATATGAGACTCTCGGGGGACTTCTGATAGACAGGCTTGGACATATCCCGAAACGCGGAGAGGTAATAACCCTTGAAAACGGAATTAAACTACAGGTAATGAAAATGAGGGGAAGAAGAATCGTCGATATCAGATTAACTCTTCCTGATGAGGATGAAAATTAA
- the purN gene encoding phosphoribosylglycinamide formyltransferase: MKSIAVLASGRGSNFQAVIDKITEGSINAEIICLITDNPDAYSIKRAVNAGIPAKVIDYRSFKSRDEYNISLCQAMKEINPDLFVLAGYMRLLDKKTAGEFKDRMINIHPALLPSFTGLHAQRQAIDYGVKIAGCTVHFVDEGMDSGPIILQRVVPVYFDDDEDTLAERILKEEHIALPEAVRLFCSDKIKINGKKVKIL, from the coding sequence ATGAAAAGCATTGCAGTTTTAGCGTCAGGCAGGGGGTCCAACTTTCAGGCCGTTATTGATAAAATCACTGAAGGATCAATCAATGCAGAAATAATATGCCTGATAACCGACAACCCTGATGCATATTCAATAAAAAGAGCAGTTAATGCAGGAATTCCGGCAAAAGTTATAGACTACAGGTCTTTTAAATCACGGGATGAATACAACATAAGCCTCTGTCAGGCTATGAAGGAGATAAATCCTGATCTCTTTGTTCTCGCCGGCTATATGCGCCTTCTTGACAAAAAAACAGCTGGAGAGTTTAAAGACCGGATGATAAACATACACCCTGCACTTCTTCCTTCTTTCACTGGTCTTCATGCCCAGAGACAGGCCATCGACTATGGGGTCAAAATTGCTGGGTGCACAGTCCACTTTGTTGACGAAGGCATGGACTCAGGACCGATAATTCTGCAGCGTGTCGTCCCGGTCTACTTTGACGATGATGAAGACACCCTTGCAGAAAGGATACTCAAAGAAGAGCATATTGCACTTCCCGAAGCGGTAAGGCTTTTTTGCAGTGATAAAATAAAAATAAATGGCAAGAAAGTAAAAATACTTTGA
- a CDS encoding ribonuclease P protein component 4 has protein sequence MAKKNDKSGQRILARERIVCLFESAFEFYEDNPLLSKKCILHARKISMRYRVKIPKPYNRRYCRKCFSCFIPGVNMTTRINRGKVVVTCKSCGNIRRYPVKEKKCR, from the coding sequence TTGGCCAAAAAAAATGACAAATCCGGACAAAGGATACTGGCTAGAGAAAGGATTGTCTGCCTTTTTGAAAGCGCTTTCGAATTCTATGAAGATAACCCTTTGTTAAGTAAAAAATGCATCCTGCACGCCAGAAAAATATCAATGAGATACCGTGTAAAAATACCGAAACCTTACAACAGGCGTTACTGCAGGAAATGCTTCAGCTGTTTTATTCCTGGAGTAAATATGACAACACGAATTAACAGGGGAAAAGTTGTAGTTACATGCAAATCATGTGGCAACATCCGCAGATATCCGGTAAAGGAGAAAAAGTGCAGATGA
- a CDS encoding YhbY family RNA-binding protein, whose amino-acid sequence MKNTESKNKDMNCLKATLWIGKKGCTESTIEEIRRQVEGRKTIKVKWLRNTDIKPEDIAEKSGTKLIQTRGRTMLLGRKQN is encoded by the coding sequence ATGAAAAACACAGAATCCAAAAACAAAGATATGAACTGCCTTAAGGCAACTCTCTGGATAGGGAAAAAAGGCTGTACTGAAAGCACCATAGAAGAAATACGCCGCCAAGTCGAGGGCAGGAAAACAATAAAAGTGAAATGGCTCAGAAATACTGACATAAAACCTGAGGATATAGCAGAAAAAAGTGGCACAAAACTTATTCAGACCCGTGGAAGGACCATGTTACTTGGAAGAAAACAAAACTGA
- a CDS encoding 30S ribosomal protein S19e, which produces MTTVYDIPPDALISKVAGELKQLDTIKAPEWAEFAKTGVHKQMPPKEEDWWYTRAASVMRRVYIDGPVGVQRLRTFYGGKKNRGSKPNQFRRGSGSVTRKVLQQLEAAGYIKNTPEGRIVSPEGRKFIDGVANELKGSIAEKIPGIGKY; this is translated from the coding sequence ATGACAACAGTATATGATATCCCGCCGGATGCCTTGATTTCCAAAGTGGCTGGCGAGCTCAAGCAGCTCGATACGATTAAGGCTCCGGAATGGGCAGAGTTTGCTAAAACAGGCGTTCACAAGCAGATGCCACCTAAAGAAGAAGACTGGTGGTATACACGCGCTGCATCAGTTATGCGCAGGGTATACATAGATGGTCCTGTAGGAGTCCAGAGACTCAGGACATTTTACGGCGGCAAGAAAAACCGCGGCTCAAAGCCAAACCAGTTCAGAAGGGGTTCAGGCTCGGTCACACGAAAAGTTCTCCAGCAGCTTGAAGCAGCAGGATACATCAAAAATACCCCTGAAGGGCGCATAGTCTCTCCAGAAGGAAGAAAATTTATTGACGGTGTTGCCAACGAACTTAAAGGCAGCATTGCAGAAAAGATTCCCGGAATAGGCAAATATTAA
- a CDS encoding DNA-binding protein produces MVDDELAEIRRRRMAELQRQQMERGAMEEELQKQKQAEAQIHLALMQILEPEARERLNTIKLTKPEFAKAVEQQLVMLSQSGRINGRISDEQLKAILRQLIPEKREYNITRR; encoded by the coding sequence ATGGTTGACGACGAACTTGCAGAAATTCGCAGAAGGCGTATGGCAGAGCTCCAGCGCCAGCAGATGGAACGCGGGGCTATGGAAGAAGAGCTTCAAAAGCAAAAACAGGCTGAGGCACAGATTCACCTTGCTCTGATGCAGATTCTCGAACCTGAAGCACGGGAACGTTTAAACACCATTAAGCTAACCAAACCTGAATTTGCAAAAGCTGTCGAACAGCAGCTTGTAATGCTCTCGCAAAGCGGACGAATTAACGGGCGCATCAGCGATGAGCAGCTCAAAGCTATACTAAGACAGCTCATACCGGAAAAAAGAGAATACAACATCACACGCAGATAA
- a CDS encoding alpha hydrolase: protein MKAGMLFSGGKDSSLAALMLSRDYEIELNTFVFDKEKGIPGVENAAKTLGFPLKKRVFKEGLLNIVMEMMVENGYPNDAINLVHRSAIRCLCEEYDVIGDGTRLNDRVPMLDYAEIQRLEGKYNSALVRPLLGFGRREVNRLVEKYFTVEYGETGGHIKNGDYESEIRAAFSAKGIDPYKIFPSHHEQSLITGRKLQ from the coding sequence ATGAAAGCCGGAATGCTCTTCAGCGGAGGAAAAGACAGTTCCCTTGCGGCACTGATGCTTTCAAGGGATTATGAAATCGAGCTGAACACATTTGTGTTCGACAAAGAAAAAGGAATTCCTGGTGTAGAAAATGCCGCGAAAACTCTCGGTTTCCCTCTTAAAAAAAGAGTATTCAAAGAAGGACTGCTTAATATTGTGATGGAGATGATGGTTGAAAACGGATACCCGAATGACGCCATCAACCTTGTGCATAGAAGCGCCATCAGATGCCTCTGTGAGGAGTATGATGTTATAGGAGACGGGACACGACTGAATGATCGCGTGCCCATGCTGGATTATGCTGAAATTCAGAGACTTGAAGGGAAGTATAACAGCGCTCTCGTGCGGCCTCTGCTCGGATTTGGAAGAAGAGAAGTCAACAGGCTTGTCGAAAAGTACTTCACCGTTGAATACGGCGAAACCGGTGGTCACATAAAAAACGGTGACTATGAAAGTGAAATCCGTGCGGCATTCAGTGCAAAGGGTATCGATCCATACAAAATATTTCCCAGCCACCATGAGCAGTCACTTATAACAGGCAGAAAACTGCAATGA
- a CDS encoding 50S ribosomal protein L39e, which yields MSKVTKARKIRLAKACEQNRRVPAWVMIKTKRTVVTHPCRRNWRRSKLKV from the coding sequence ATGAGTAAAGTTACAAAAGCTAGAAAAATAAGACTGGCAAAGGCATGCGAGCAGAACCGCCGTGTGCCGGCATGGGTTATGATAAAAACAAAACGCACCGTTGTGACTCATCCGTGTAGACGCAACTGGAGACGCAGCAAACTGAAGGTGTGA
- a CDS encoding 50S ribosomal protein L31e: MAEILKEQIYIIPLRDVKKAPRWKRSPKAMKEIRAFLSKHMKSDDIKIDSSINEKVWERGSEKPPRKIRVRAMKFEDGQVQAELAEE; the protein is encoded by the coding sequence ATGGCAGAAATTTTAAAAGAACAAATATATATCATACCTCTTCGTGATGTAAAAAAGGCACCACGCTGGAAGCGCAGCCCGAAGGCAATGAAAGAAATAAGAGCGTTTCTGTCGAAACACATGAAAAGCGACGATATAAAAATTGATTCAAGCATCAATGAAAAAGTCTGGGAACGCGGAAGCGAGAAGCCTCCAAGGAAAATCCGTGTTCGTGCAATGAAATTTGAGGACGGTCAGGTTCAGGCTGAACTTGCCGAAGAGTGA